A portion of the Sulfuriferula sp. AH1 genome contains these proteins:
- a CDS encoding O-succinylhomoserine sulfhydrylase — protein sequence MDNEDYDIETLAVRAGISRSQFNEHSEALYLTSSFVFNNAAEAEARFRGDQPGNIYARFTNPTVTMFEQRLAALEGAERCVATASGMSAILATVMGLLSAGDHIIASRSIFGSTVQLFNNIIGRFGVETTFVSPTDIGEWQAALRPNTKLFFVESPSNPLTEVSDISALAALAQQSGARLAVDNCFCSPALQRPLALDADIVIHSATKYLDGQGRVLGGAVLGNHQLLEGVYGFLRTAGPTLSAFNAWIFLKGLETLKLRMDAHSASALMLAQWLEAHPQVERVYYPGLPSHPQHELAMRQQRTGGGIVAFEVRGGKDAAWRVVDSTRMISITANLGDAKTTITHPSTTTHSRLTAEQRASAGIRDGLLRVAVGLESIRDIQNDLARGLDAL from the coding sequence ATGGATAATGAAGATTACGACATAGAAACCCTGGCGGTACGCGCCGGCATCAGCCGCAGCCAGTTCAATGAGCACAGTGAAGCACTGTACCTGACCTCCAGCTTTGTGTTCAACAATGCGGCCGAAGCCGAGGCGCGATTCCGCGGCGACCAGCCGGGCAATATTTACGCGCGCTTTACCAATCCTACCGTCACCATGTTCGAGCAGCGGCTCGCCGCGCTGGAAGGCGCCGAGCGTTGTGTCGCCACCGCTTCCGGCATGTCCGCCATCCTGGCGACGGTAATGGGCTTGCTGTCGGCAGGTGATCATATCATCGCTTCGCGCTCCATCTTCGGTTCGACGGTACAGCTGTTCAATAACATCATCGGGCGTTTTGGCGTGGAGACGACCTTCGTGTCGCCGACCGATATCGGCGAATGGCAGGCAGCGCTGCGTCCCAACACCAAGCTGTTCTTTGTCGAATCGCCGTCCAATCCGTTAACCGAGGTGAGCGACATCAGCGCGCTAGCGGCGCTGGCGCAGCAGTCCGGCGCCAGGCTGGCGGTCGATAACTGTTTCTGCTCGCCGGCGCTGCAGCGGCCATTGGCGCTGGACGCGGATATCGTGATCCATTCCGCGACCAAGTATCTGGACGGACAAGGACGCGTACTCGGCGGCGCAGTGCTGGGCAATCATCAGTTGCTGGAAGGTGTGTACGGCTTCTTGCGCACAGCCGGCCCTACCTTGAGTGCGTTTAACGCCTGGATATTCCTGAAAGGACTGGAGACGCTGAAATTGCGCATGGATGCGCATTCGGCATCGGCGTTGATGCTGGCGCAATGGCTGGAAGCGCATCCGCAGGTCGAGCGCGTGTATTACCCCGGTCTGCCGTCCCATCCGCAGCACGAACTGGCGATGCGCCAGCAGCGTACAGGCGGCGGTATCGTCGCCTTCGAAGTCAGGGGCGGCAAGGATGCGGCATGGCGAGTGGTGGACAGCACCCGCATGATTTCCATCACCGCCAATCTTGGCGATGCCAAAACCACGATCACGCACCCGAGCACGACGACGCATAGCCGTCTGACTGCAGAGCAGCGCGCCAGTGCAGGTATACGCGACGGCCTGCTGAGGGTGGCGGTGGGTTTGGAATCCATCCGCGATATTCAGAACGATCTGGCGCGAGGACTCGATGCGCTATAA
- a CDS encoding zinc ribbon domain-containing protein, whose translation MEVFLLAVLLGLIPAVIAKGKGRSFGLWWFYGAALFIVALPHSLIMKANIQAIEHQQLSEGMQKCPHCAEFIKADAKVCRYCGRDVQPSV comes from the coding sequence ATGGAAGTTTTTTTATTAGCTGTTCTGCTCGGCCTCATTCCAGCGGTAATCGCCAAGGGCAAAGGGCGTTCATTTGGCCTTTGGTGGTTCTATGGTGCTGCGCTGTTTATCGTGGCCTTACCGCACTCGCTCATCATGAAAGCAAATATTCAAGCTATTGAGCATCAGCAACTTTCAGAAGGTATGCAGAAATGCCCGCACTGCGCTGAGTTCATAAAGGCAGATGCCAAGGTGTGTCGGTACTGTGGGCGCGATGTTCAGCCCTCGGTCTAA
- a CDS encoding CvpA family protein: MTGFDFVVSGIVGLSMLLGIMRGGVKEILSLAAWVVAFIMAKTFADAAAGWMPAMISNPALRYLGGFILVFVIVMAVAMLLSLLLAESLKAAGLGVMDRLLGLVFGAARGMVIVLTLVLLAGLTALPKTGLWQHALFAPSLVKLAVMVKPWLPDSLVQHIQF; encoded by the coding sequence GTGACCGGTTTCGATTTCGTGGTGTCAGGTATCGTGGGATTGTCGATGCTACTCGGCATTATGCGTGGTGGCGTCAAGGAAATATTATCGCTGGCTGCCTGGGTAGTGGCCTTCATCATGGCCAAAACCTTTGCCGATGCAGCGGCAGGCTGGATGCCTGCGATGATCAGCAATCCGGCGTTGCGCTATCTTGGCGGGTTCATTCTGGTGTTCGTCATTGTCATGGCAGTGGCGATGTTATTGAGCCTGTTATTGGCAGAATCGCTCAAGGCAGCTGGCCTGGGCGTCATGGACAGACTGCTGGGGCTGGTATTCGGCGCAGCAAGAGGCATGGTAATCGTGCTTACGCTGGTGCTGCTGGCGGGTTTGACCGCATTGCCGAAAACCGGGTTGTGGCAGCACGCACTGTTCGCGCCTTCTTTGGTCAAGTTGGCAGTCATGGTTAAGCCGTGGTTGCCTGATAGTTTGGTTCAACACATACAATTTTAG
- a CDS encoding tetratricopeptide repeat protein → MKRTPLFALLFAVVTGYAALAYAAPNTEFQEINNLFKQGQYAPALDRVNTYISKNPQDAQARFLKGLILTEQNKNAEAIKVFTGLTEDFPELPEPYNNLAVLYAAQGQYEKAKNALEMAIHTHPSYATAHENLGDIYAKMASIAYDKALQLDNNNASAQTKLSLIKELFSGRRAPTIARVSDNNNSKVKPAAVVAVAKPVEARPAPSDPTPAPVDNSGAKEAVQAWAHAWASRNVDAYLAAYSPKFKPPKGESRSSWENTRRQRITAPKKIEVALSDISVASDDSNHATVTFKQSYRSDRLSTTAHKILELTKSGGKWLITEERSR, encoded by the coding sequence ATGAAACGAACTCCCCTTTTTGCGCTGTTATTCGCTGTCGTCACCGGTTACGCGGCTCTGGCTTATGCTGCTCCGAACACGGAATTTCAAGAAATCAATAACTTATTCAAACAAGGTCAATATGCTCCCGCCCTTGACCGGGTCAATACTTACATCAGCAAAAATCCGCAGGACGCTCAAGCCCGTTTCCTTAAAGGCCTGATACTCACCGAACAGAACAAGAACGCCGAAGCCATCAAGGTATTTACCGGCCTGACCGAAGATTTCCCGGAACTGCCGGAACCGTACAATAACCTGGCTGTGCTGTATGCCGCACAGGGTCAGTACGAAAAGGCGAAAAACGCGCTGGAAATGGCGATTCACACCCATCCTAGCTATGCCACTGCCCATGAGAATCTGGGTGACATTTACGCCAAAATGGCCTCCATCGCTTACGATAAAGCGCTGCAACTGGATAACAACAACGCTTCTGCGCAAACCAAGCTCTCGCTTATCAAGGAATTATTCAGCGGACGCAGGGCGCCGACGATCGCCCGAGTCAGCGACAACAACAACAGCAAGGTCAAACCGGCTGCCGTCGTAGCTGTTGCCAAACCGGTCGAAGCCAGGCCGGCGCCATCAGACCCCACACCGGCGCCAGTCGACAACAGCGGCGCAAAAGAGGCAGTACAGGCCTGGGCCCATGCATGGGCCAGCAGAAATGTGGATGCGTATCTGGCAGCCTACTCACCAAAATTCAAGCCGCCCAAGGGCGAATCGCGCAGCAGCTGGGAGAATACGCGCCGGCAACGCATCACCGCGCCGAAGAAGATCGAAGTGGCATTATCCGATATCAGTGTAGCCAGCGATGACAGCAATCATGCTACGGTGACCTTCAAACAGAGCTATCGCTCCGATCGCCTGAGCACGACCGCGCACAAGATACTGGAACTTACCAAGTCTGGTGGAAAATGGCTGATTACCGAGGAGCGGTCACGTTAA
- a CDS encoding murein L,D-transpeptidase family protein — protein sequence MLGKYTVAMLLLCSVSAATTQADEKLAMAGMPFDSHTRSMVVSPRNYTDSLLAQTLLSIQQNRLDVALRQIENLLHLHPDFHLAQLIYGDLLLARAQPLTTIGNVNAPAAKLNDLRDEARARLNSYIDRPIVGMIPEQLLQLDASIPAAIVVDTSKSRLYVFQNQDGRLNNVADFYVTIGKNGIDKTREGDGRTPLGVYYITQKLEGSKLPDLYGSFAFPLNFPNDWDEKQGNLGHGIWLHGTVSSTYSRPPKASDGCVVLTNNDLNELGKYLTPGVTPVVITGHIKWVQPQTAEPDKDALMRQVEAWRRDWESRNTALYLRHYAADFTANGTRLNEWAAGKRRVNQTKTWIKVDLSKVSIFEYPGQKHMYMVSFDQSYRSNNLSNVTHKRQYWVQHNGIWKIVAENGA from the coding sequence ATGTTAGGTAAATACACCGTCGCCATGCTCCTGCTTTGCAGTGTAAGTGCCGCAACGACGCAAGCCGATGAAAAACTGGCCATGGCGGGGATGCCGTTTGACTCCCATACCCGGTCCATGGTGGTTTCACCGAGAAACTATACCGACTCCCTGCTGGCGCAGACGCTACTGTCCATCCAGCAGAACCGTCTGGACGTTGCACTCCGGCAGATCGAGAACCTGCTTCATCTGCATCCGGATTTCCATCTGGCTCAACTCATCTACGGCGATCTGTTGCTGGCACGCGCCCAGCCGTTGACTACCATAGGCAATGTCAATGCACCTGCCGCCAAGCTCAATGATCTGCGTGACGAAGCACGCGCACGCCTGAACAGCTATATCGATCGCCCGATCGTCGGCATGATTCCGGAGCAATTGCTGCAGCTCGACGCCAGCATTCCGGCAGCCATCGTCGTTGACACGTCAAAGTCGCGCTTGTATGTTTTCCAGAATCAGGATGGCAGGCTGAACAACGTTGCCGATTTTTATGTCACCATCGGCAAAAACGGCATCGACAAAACCCGTGAAGGTGACGGGCGGACGCCGCTCGGCGTGTACTACATCACCCAGAAACTGGAAGGCAGCAAGCTGCCCGACTTGTACGGAAGCTTTGCGTTCCCGCTCAATTTCCCCAATGACTGGGATGAAAAACAGGGCAATCTGGGTCATGGCATCTGGCTGCACGGCACGGTCAGCAGCACTTACAGCCGCCCGCCCAAGGCCAGCGACGGTTGCGTGGTGCTAACCAACAACGATTTGAACGAACTCGGCAAATACCTGACGCCAGGCGTGACGCCGGTGGTGATCACCGGCCACATCAAATGGGTACAGCCGCAGACTGCAGAGCCAGACAAGGATGCACTGATGCGTCAGGTCGAGGCCTGGCGCCGCGACTGGGAAAGCCGCAATACCGCGTTATACTTGCGCCATTACGCTGCCGATTTTACCGCCAATGGCACCAGACTGAATGAATGGGCCGCAGGCAAGCGACGCGTCAATCAGACCAAAACCTGGATCAAGGTCGATTTGTCGAAAGTCAGCATATTCGAATATCCGGGGCAGAAACACATGTACATGGTCAGCTTCGATCAGAGCTACCGCAGCAACAACCTCAGCAATGTCACGCACAAGCGGCAGTACTGGGTGCAACATAACGGCATCTGGAAAATCGTTGCCGAAAACGGCGCTTAA
- the cysS gene encoding cysteine--tRNA ligase, whose amino-acid sequence MLTIYNSLGREKQPFVAITPGRVRLYVCGMTVYDYCHLGHGRVMVVFDMITRWLRASGYEVDYVRNITDIDDKIIKRAAENNEPVSALTQRFITAMNEDAAALGVLPPTHEPRATDFVKQMQAMIAVLIERGLAYPAPNGDVYYAVHEFAGYGKLSGKSLDELRAGERVEIDQNKRDPLDFVLWKAAKPGEPSWESPWGLGRPGWHIECSAMGEHYLSEHFDIHGGGQDLQFPHHENEIAQSEGAHGCTLANYWIHNGFVRVDNEKMSKSLGNFFTIREVLTRYDAETLRFFIVRAQYRSPLNYSDHHLDDAKQALNRLYTALRDVPAAEVEIEWQSPYAARFKAAMDDDFNTPEAIAVLFDLATETNKSKSAQTAGLLKALGGVLGLLQNDPAAHLQALTSSTYSAEQIEQLIADRAAARKAKNFAEGDRIRQQLLDAGIVLEDSAQGTIWRRD is encoded by the coding sequence ATGCTCACAATTTATAATTCATTAGGGCGTGAAAAACAGCCATTCGTAGCAATTACTCCGGGACGGGTTCGTTTGTATGTTTGCGGCATGACCGTTTACGATTATTGCCATCTTGGGCATGGCCGCGTCATGGTCGTGTTCGACATGATCACGCGCTGGCTGCGGGCTTCCGGCTATGAGGTTGATTATGTACGCAATATTACCGATATCGACGACAAGATCATCAAACGCGCAGCGGAGAATAACGAGCCTGTCAGTGCGTTGACCCAGCGCTTTATCACCGCCATGAACGAAGATGCGGCCGCGCTGGGCGTATTGCCGCCTACCCATGAGCCGCGTGCCACCGATTTCGTCAAGCAGATGCAGGCCATGATCGCCGTGCTGATCGAACGCGGCCTGGCTTATCCGGCGCCCAACGGCGACGTGTATTACGCCGTGCATGAGTTTGCCGGCTACGGCAAACTGTCGGGCAAATCGCTGGATGAGTTAAGGGCGGGCGAGCGGGTCGAGATCGACCAGAACAAGCGCGATCCGCTGGATTTCGTGTTGTGGAAAGCCGCCAAGCCGGGCGAGCCGTCGTGGGAATCGCCGTGGGGTCTCGGGCGGCCGGGCTGGCATATCGAATGTTCGGCGATGGGCGAGCATTATTTGTCCGAGCATTTCGACATCCATGGCGGCGGTCAGGATCTGCAATTCCCTCATCACGAAAACGAGATCGCCCAGTCCGAAGGCGCGCATGGCTGCACGCTGGCGAATTACTGGATACATAACGGCTTTGTGCGCGTGGACAATGAAAAGATGTCCAAATCGCTGGGCAACTTTTTTACCATCCGCGAAGTGTTGACCCGGTACGATGCGGAAACGCTGCGCTTTTTCATCGTGCGCGCGCAATATCGCAGTCCGCTGAATTATTCCGATCACCATCTGGATGATGCCAAACAGGCATTGAACCGGCTCTACACCGCATTGCGCGACGTGCCCGCCGCAGAGGTCGAGATCGAGTGGCAGTCCCCGTATGCCGCACGCTTCAAGGCCGCGATGGACGACGACTTCAATACCCCGGAAGCAATTGCCGTGCTGTTCGATCTCGCCACTGAAACCAACAAGAGTAAGTCGGCGCAGACTGCCGGTTTGCTCAAGGCGCTGGGCGGCGTGCTCGGCTTGCTGCAGAACGACCCTGCCGCCCATTTGCAGGCCCTGACCAGCAGCACCTACAGCGCCGAACAGATCGAGCAGCTCATTGCCGACCGCGCCGCAGCACGCAAGGCGAAGAACTTTGCCGAGGGCGACCGTATCCGCCAGCAGTTGCTGGATGCTGGCATCGTGTTGGAAGACAGCGCGCAGGGCACCATCTGGCGGCGCGATTAA
- a CDS encoding MarC family protein: MSQLHLTEQIKFLVGLFAILNPLGAIPIFLSMAADRRSQEMHRTAAKTAVAVTVILILALWAGDSLLGFFGIGIPAFRIAGGLLVLMIAVAMFHAKVSPARHTDAEELEAESKVDISVVPLAIPLLAGPGAISLVIVDAHQAAGLLDKLFFSLSITLIGAVVWLVLRLAEPIGEYLGTAGLNIATRVMGLILAAMAVQFMVDGLVVLLPGLAH, translated from the coding sequence ATGTCGCAATTGCATCTTACCGAGCAGATCAAGTTTCTGGTTGGCCTTTTCGCCATCCTCAACCCGCTGGGCGCCATCCCGATTTTTCTGAGCATGGCGGCCGACCGGCGCTCGCAGGAAATGCATCGCACCGCCGCCAAGACTGCGGTCGCAGTGACCGTCATCCTGATTCTGGCGTTATGGGCGGGTGACAGCCTGCTCGGTTTCTTCGGTATCGGCATCCCCGCGTTCCGCATCGCCGGCGGCTTGCTGGTGCTGATGATCGCCGTGGCGATGTTTCACGCCAAAGTCAGCCCGGCGCGGCATACTGATGCCGAGGAGCTCGAAGCCGAATCCAAGGTCGATATCTCCGTCGTGCCGCTGGCGATCCCGCTGCTGGCCGGCCCCGGCGCGATCAGTCTGGTCATCGTCGATGCGCATCAGGCCGCGGGCCTGCTCGACAAGCTGTTTTTCAGCCTGTCGATCACCCTGATCGGCGCGGTGGTGTGGCTGGTGCTGCGTCTGGCCGAGCCTATCGGCGAATATCTGGGCACCGCCGGGCTGAATATCGCCACCCGTGTCATGGGGCTGATCCTCGCCGCAATGGCGGTGCAATTCATGGTCGACGGCCTGGTAGTGCTGCTGCCCGGCCTGGCCCATTGA
- a CDS encoding transposase yields MNQAMQVISTFVGIDVSKRKLDIAVLLNGKIKSKVVANDPSGFAQLDNWLRERNISHHNAHLCLEATGSYSEQAALALVSYGWIISVVNPARIKGFAQSDLVRNKTDRADAALLARFCAAMRPSVWMPPSPAYRQLRAMVERLQALKDMHQQEANRLEAHHASGETTVLPNIESHIAWLAKDVNADLKLIQFCNERRFKFDTPPFNFPGNYSVGAAARLPFTIPAAR; encoded by the coding sequence ATGAATCAGGCCATGCAAGTCATTTCCACCTTTGTGGGTATCGATGTCTCCAAACGTAAACTGGATATTGCCGTACTCTTGAACGGCAAGATTAAATCCAAAGTCGTAGCCAACGATCCATCCGGCTTTGCCCAACTGGATAACTGGCTGCGCGAACGTAATATCAGCCATCATAACGCACACCTCTGCCTTGAAGCGACCGGCTCTTACAGTGAGCAGGCCGCACTGGCCTTGGTCAGCTATGGTTGGATCATCAGTGTCGTTAATCCTGCGCGTATCAAAGGTTTTGCGCAGAGCGATCTGGTGCGCAACAAAACCGACCGGGCCGATGCCGCGCTACTCGCACGGTTCTGTGCGGCCATGCGCCCCAGCGTCTGGATGCCACCCAGCCCCGCCTATCGCCAACTACGTGCCATGGTGGAACGTCTGCAAGCGCTGAAAGACATGCACCAGCAAGAAGCCAACCGATTGGAAGCGCATCACGCCAGTGGGGAAACCACAGTTCTCCCCAATATTGAGAGCCATATTGCCTGGCTAGCCAAAGATGTCAACGCCGATTTAAAATTGATACAGTTTTGTAATGAGCGCCGATTCAAATTTGATACACCCCCATTTAATTTTCCTGGCAATTATTCGGTCGGAGCAGCCGCCCGTTTACCCTTTACCATTCCTGCCGCACGCTGA
- the purF gene encoding amidophosphoribosyltransferase — MCGIIGIVSHTPVNQLLYDGLLVLQHRGQDAAGIVTAEGNVFHMHKANGLVRDVFRTRDMRNLLGNSGIGHVRYPTAGNAASSAEAQPFYVNSPYGVVLAHNGNLTNTDQLKEDLFRLDLRHVNTSSDSEVLLNVLAHELVEVGNTDRLSVDRIFKAVSGVHRRCRGAYAVVAMIAGHGLLAFRDPYGIRPLIIGSRQTEMGTEYMVASESVAIDALDFKVLRDVAPGEAIYIDAFGKLHSQQCADNPQYFPCIFEYVYLARPDSVIDGVSVYETRLRMGEQLAEKIRKQWAHLRIDVVIPIPDTSRPSALQLANALGLSYREGFIKNRYIGRTFIMPGQAMRKKSVRQKLNAIGMEFKDKNVLLVDDSIVRGTTSREIVQMARDAGANKVFFASAAPPVRFPNVYGIDMPTRQELLATGRTDEEIAREIGADALVYQDIDALIEAVREINPALQHFDTSCFNGKYVTGDITAEYLDLIESMRCGSDKGSQSPDTLQLDLNLARGN; from the coding sequence ATGTGCGGCATAATCGGCATCGTTTCTCATACTCCCGTCAACCAGTTGCTCTACGATGGTCTGCTGGTATTGCAGCATCGCGGACAGGATGCTGCAGGGATAGTCACCGCAGAGGGTAACGTGTTCCATATGCATAAGGCCAACGGCTTGGTGCGCGACGTGTTCCGTACCCGCGATATGCGCAATCTGCTGGGTAATTCCGGCATCGGCCATGTACGCTATCCTACCGCAGGCAATGCCGCTTCAAGTGCCGAAGCACAGCCGTTCTATGTGAATTCGCCTTACGGCGTCGTGCTGGCGCATAACGGCAATCTGACCAATACCGATCAGCTCAAGGAAGATTTGTTCCGGCTGGATTTGCGCCACGTCAACACCAGTTCCGATTCCGAAGTGCTGCTGAATGTGCTGGCGCATGAACTGGTTGAAGTCGGCAATACCGACCGCCTCAGCGTTGACCGCATCTTCAAGGCTGTGAGCGGCGTGCATCGCCGTTGTCGCGGCGCCTATGCCGTGGTGGCGATGATTGCCGGGCATGGCTTGCTGGCGTTCCGTGATCCCTATGGTATCCGCCCATTGATTATCGGCAGCCGTCAGACCGAAATGGGCACCGAATACATGGTAGCGTCCGAAAGCGTGGCGATCGATGCGCTCGATTTCAAGGTGCTGCGCGACGTGGCGCCTGGCGAAGCCATTTATATCGATGCCTTTGGCAAGCTGCACAGCCAGCAATGTGCGGACAATCCGCAATATTTCCCCTGCATCTTCGAATACGTCTATCTGGCGCGCCCGGATTCCGTGATAGACGGTGTTTCGGTCTACGAGACCCGGCTGCGCATGGGCGAGCAACTGGCAGAAAAGATACGCAAGCAATGGGCGCATCTGCGCATTGATGTGGTGATCCCGATCCCCGATACCAGCCGCCCCAGCGCGCTGCAATTAGCCAACGCTTTGGGACTGTCTTACCGCGAAGGTTTCATCAAGAATCGTTATATCGGCCGCACTTTCATCATGCCCGGCCAAGCGATGCGCAAGAAGTCGGTACGCCAGAAACTCAATGCGATCGGCATGGAATTCAAAGACAAGAACGTCCTGCTGGTCGATGACTCCATCGTGCGCGGCACGACCAGCCGCGAGATCGTGCAAATGGCACGGGATGCCGGCGCCAACAAGGTGTTCTTCGCATCGGCTGCGCCGCCGGTGCGGTTTCCTAACGTGTATGGCATCGACATGCCTACGCGCCAGGAATTGCTCGCCACCGGACGCACCGATGAAGAGATCGCGCGCGAGATCGGTGCGGATGCGCTGGTATACCAGGATATCGATGCCCTGATCGAGGCGGTGCGGGAGATCAACCCCGCCCTGCAGCACTTCGATACCTCGTGTTTCAATGGCAAATACGTAACCGGCGATATTACTGCGGAGTACCTCGATCTGATCGAATCCATGCGCTGCGGTTCGGATAAGGGCAGTCAAAGCCCGGACACCTTGCAGCTGGACCTGAATCTGGCTCGGGGCAACTAG
- a CDS encoding UDP-2,3-diacylglucosamine diphosphatase, which yields MSVKDSAHSLFISDLHLSDSRPAISRLFFDFLQQTAIHADALYILGDLFEYWLGDDTLDAPLNQQVCRELRQLADSGVNVYFMHGNRDFLIAERFASACHATLLADPALVNLYGTPTLLMHGDTLCTDDVKYLAFRTQVHDPNWQNQFLAQPLAARISMAQQARAQSESDKQEKSTEIMDVNDDAVREILRQHHYPRLIHGHTHRSAQHTVSLDGRACQRWVLPDWYDNGGYLRCDAHTCQFASLTV from the coding sequence GTGTCGGTCAAAGACAGCGCACACAGCCTGTTCATCTCGGATTTGCATCTGAGCGACAGCCGGCCTGCAATCAGCCGGCTGTTTTTCGATTTCCTGCAACAGACCGCGATTCATGCCGATGCGCTGTATATTCTGGGCGACCTGTTTGAATACTGGCTGGGCGACGACACGCTGGATGCCCCGCTCAATCAGCAGGTATGCCGGGAACTGCGCCAATTGGCCGACAGCGGAGTAAACGTGTATTTCATGCACGGCAACCGCGATTTCCTGATCGCGGAACGTTTCGCCAGCGCCTGCCATGCGACCCTGCTTGCCGACCCAGCTCTGGTTAATCTGTACGGTACCCCTACCTTGCTGATGCACGGCGACACACTGTGTACCGATGACGTGAAATATCTGGCTTTTCGCACGCAGGTGCACGATCCGAACTGGCAAAACCAGTTCCTCGCCCAACCGCTGGCAGCCCGCATCAGCATGGCACAACAGGCACGTGCGCAAAGCGAATCAGATAAACAGGAAAAGTCCACCGAGATCATGGACGTCAACGACGACGCGGTGCGTGAGATATTGCGCCAGCATCATTATCCGCGCCTTATCCATGGCCATACACACCGGTCGGCGCAACACACCGTCAGCCTCGACGGTCGCGCTTGCCAGCGCTGGGTACTGCCTGACTGGTATGACAACGGCGGCTATTTGCGCTGCGATGCGCACACTTGTCAGTTCGCCAGCCTGACTGTCTGA
- a CDS encoding RNA methyltransferase — translation MSELIVSPHNTHFKALKKLAESASTRRELRQTLLDGEHLLLAYLAAGHVPRQIIVAESAQHHPLLAQLPQVPVLRLANGLFNTLSPVKTPTGLMLLIDIPPVTVPDQPQFIVLLEAIQDPGNLGAMLRSAAAAGVEVVYLSTGCADAWSPKVLRGGMGAHFATQIIEHSDLIAVAQAFPGKVCSTALNAPQSLFAADLTGPIAFAVGNEGTGLSAELRAAASHEFSIPMPGNVESLNAAAALAVCVFERVRQTTLG, via the coding sequence ATGTCTGAACTGATCGTATCCCCGCACAACACCCACTTCAAGGCACTGAAAAAGCTGGCCGAATCCGCCAGCACCCGGCGCGAACTCCGCCAGACCCTGCTCGATGGCGAACACCTGCTGCTGGCCTATCTCGCCGCCGGTCATGTTCCGCGCCAGATCATCGTCGCCGAATCCGCTCAGCATCATCCGCTGCTGGCGCAACTGCCGCAAGTACCTGTGCTGCGACTGGCAAACGGCCTGTTCAACACACTGTCGCCGGTCAAAACACCGACCGGCCTGATGCTGCTGATCGATATCCCGCCAGTTACAGTGCCGGATCAGCCGCAGTTCATCGTGCTGCTCGAAGCCATCCAGGACCCCGGTAACCTCGGCGCCATGCTGCGTAGCGCCGCCGCAGCCGGGGTAGAGGTCGTGTACCTGTCCACCGGCTGCGCCGACGCATGGTCGCCCAAAGTGCTGCGCGGCGGCATGGGCGCGCACTTCGCCACCCAGATCATCGAGCATTCTGACTTGATAGCCGTGGCGCAAGCTTTCCCCGGCAAAGTCTGCAGCACCGCGCTCAACGCCCCGCAAAGCCTGTTCGCCGCCGACCTCACCGGGCCGATAGCATTTGCCGTCGGCAACGAAGGCACCGGCCTCAGCGCCGAACTGCGCGCCGCCGCGAGCCACGAATTCAGCATCCCTATGCCCGGCAACGTTGAGTCGCTGAATGCGGCAGCGGCGCTGGCGGTGTGTGTGTTTGAGCGGGTAAGGCAGACGACGCTGGGTTGA
- a CDS encoding peptidylprolyl isomerase, translating into MVKLHTNFGVITLELNAEKAPKTVANFLEYVNSGFYDNTVFHRVIDGFMIQGGGFEPGMKQKPTNAQIENEAANGLTNDNYTVAMARTPDPHSASSQFFINVKNNSFLNFSAPTSQGFGYCVFGKVVEGMDVVDKIKKVKTGNKAGHQDVPVEDVVIERAEVV; encoded by the coding sequence ATGGTCAAACTTCACACCAACTTCGGCGTCATCACTCTGGAACTCAACGCAGAAAAGGCACCAAAAACGGTCGCCAATTTTCTCGAATACGTGAACAGCGGTTTTTATGACAACACCGTTTTCCACCGCGTCATCGACGGATTCATGATCCAGGGCGGCGGTTTCGAACCTGGCATGAAACAGAAACCAACCAACGCGCAAATCGAGAACGAGGCAGCGAACGGTCTCACCAACGACAACTACACCGTCGCCATGGCACGCACACCCGATCCGCATTCCGCTTCGTCGCAGTTCTTCATCAACGTGAAGAACAACAGCTTCCTCAATTTCAGCGCGCCTACTTCGCAAGGCTTCGGCTACTGCGTATTCGGCAAAGTCGTTGAAGGCATGGATGTGGTCGACAAGATCAAGAAAGTAAAAACCGGCAACAAGGCGGGACATCAGGACGTGCCTGTCGAAGACGTCGTCATCGAACGTGCCGAGGTGGTGTAA